CCTACCGCCAGTACGCCAAGCTGATCCTGAAGGTCAGTCACAACCTGGGTGCCAACCTGGCGTTGTGCAACATGGCCACGCTCCGGGGCAGCAAGGACTGCTTCGGCGGCGGCTTCGCCGTCGAGCACGACTTCCTCACCGACGTCGCGCACGTCGACCCGAAGCAGTTCCAGCTCGACGACGGACGCGGCGGCGACGCGACCGAGAAGGCCACCCCGCTCGGCCTCGCCGAGATCCTGGGCTACTGGCTGCACACCCCTGACGCGACGGCGTTCCGGCTGTCCCTTCCCATCCTGGGCGTCAACGGCTCCAACGCCATCTCCTGCCCCCACTGCCCGGCCAAGGGCAAGGTCTTCGCCAAGCCCGGCACCGTCATCGGTATCGACCGGCTCAACAACCAGTTCGCCGTGGCGGACCAGAGCCAGGCCGGCTATCTGCTGACCGACGACGGCCACCTGCTCATCTTCGTCGTCCTGGTCAACTCCGCCACGGCCCCGGACATCCAGGGCGTCGTACGCGTCTTCGACGACACCAACCAGATCTCGGCCCTGCTGCAGGAGGAGGCCTCGGCGCACCTGTGACAAGGTGCTCCGGTCCGCGTAGCGCGGGCCCTTCGTGGGCGGGCGACGTCGCCCGCCCACGAGGGGCCGCATCAGCCGATCAGCCGTGGTGCGACTTGCCCACCATGACCGCCGCCACCACGGCGGCGACCAGCAGCACCGCCACGAGCGACGCCACCGCGATCTTCAGCGCACTGTACGGGCGCTCGCCGATGACCTCACCGGTACGGGCGTTGACCATCACCGGCCACGGCTTGCCGCCGTGGAGGTAGCTCATGAACCAGACCGGGAGCAGCAGCAGCTTGTACGTTACGTCGCTGTACTGCGTGGACACCGTATGGACCCGCTGCTCGTCGCCGCCGATGTCGCGGGCGCAGTCGGTCCGGATGACCGGCGCCATCCGCTGCTTGGCGGACTCCAGTCCGGCCTCCGGCTCCAGGTCGTAGCGCACGGTGCGGAACCCGGCCAGGTACTCCTCCTGGTAGGGCACCGCCTCCGGCAGCGGCCAGGGCGTGAGCTTCTCCAGCTGCTCCTCGGGAGTGCGGGTGGTTCCGGGGACCAGCACGTCGTCGAAGAAGCGGCTGACCGTGCCCGAGGCCGGGTACCAGGCCGTCTTCTGGACCTGCTCGGTCCGGGTGACGGTCTGACCGTCCACGGTCTCCGTGTAGGTCCGGGTCTCGTAGTAGTGCTCACCGCGCTCACCGGTGTAGTCGCTGGTGGTCTCCGCGTCGTAGGTCCAGTGCGGCAGGTAGCTGCCCCGGAAGGTCTCCGCCTCGGTGACCTTCTTCAGGCTGGACGGCGCGAACCAGCGGGACTTCGTCCAGGCGCCGAGCGCCTCCCGCGCCTGGTCCCTGGTCACCGCGAACGGCAGCACCGCCTCGGGCACGACGCGCTCGCTGGAGACGGCGTCGGAGACCAGCGGCGTGGCGCAGAACTGGCACTTGTCGCTGAGTGCGTCGCTCTCGGTCACGGCCTGGCATCCGGGACACCGGAACACCTTCATTCCCGGGGGCACGGCCGCACGGAGCGGCAGCACGGCCAGCTCCTGGATCGGGTGCTCGGTCACCTGCCGGGGCGCCGGCACGATGCCCTGCTCGTGCCGACAGTAGGGGCAGCGCAGCGCGTACGTCCCGGGCGCGTACTCGCTGCGCGCGCCGCACGCCTCGCACTCGAACGCGCGGTCCGGCGCGGGCGCCAGGCCCTCTTCCGTCATCGTCCCTCTCCCCCGTGGGTGGTCGTTTCCGTGGTCGCTTCCGCGGACGTCGCTCGGACGTCCCGGCGTGGTGGCTGCTGCATCACGGCCGCCCTATCCCTGCGGCGGGAGCGGCGGGAGCGGCGGCGGCACGTTGGCGAACAGCGGGGCGAGCTCCCCGACCTGCTCGGCGGGCTGCCAGTTCGCCATACCGTTGTGCCACACCAGCGTGGCGCGGGTCAGCCCTCCCGAACCCACCAGCCCGGCCAGGGCGTTGGCCTCGTACGGGCCCTGCTGCTGACCGCCCACCGCGACGAACCACTGCACCGCGGTCGGCAACGGCGGGGGCACCGCGGCGGCCGGGGCCTGCGCGGGCACGGGGGCCGAAGGTGCCGCGGGCGCGGCGGGGCTCTGGGGCGTCAGGCCCTGGGCGATGCGCTGGCCCAGCGCCATGCCGACGCCGAGTCCGACGCCCTCCCCGGCTCCGCCGGGATTGGCCGCGGCCGTCCCGATCGCGTTGGCGGCCTGGAACCTGGTGTAGTCGTCGAGGTTGCCCGCGATGCCCATCCGCGAGCGGGTGTCGATGGCGGCCTCGACCTCCGGCGGGACGCTGATGTTCTCGATGACGAACTTCGGGATCGCGATGCCGACGGAGGCCAGGTCCTCGGTCAGGATCCCCGCCAGCTGCTGCCCGATGCCCTCCTGGCGGGCCGCCAGGTCCAGCAGCGGGACGTTCGCCGAGCCGAGGGCGGAGCCCAGCTTGGAGACGACGAGCTGGCGCAGGTACTCGCCGACCTCCTCGGTGCGGAACTGCGGGTCCGTTCCCGCGAGCTCGCGCAGCAGGGCGGCCGGGTCGGAGACCCGCGCGGCGAACGCGCCGAAGGCGCGCACGCGGACCATGCCGAACTCCGGGTCCCGCAGGATGATCGGGTTCTGGGTGCCCCACTTGAAGTCGGTGAACTGCCGCGTGTTGACGAAGTAGACCTCCGCCTTGAAGGGCGACTCGAAGCCGTACTTCCAGCCCTTCAGCGTCGACAGCACCGGCATGTTCTGCGTGTGCAGCGTGTACGTCCCGGGCGAAAAGACGTCCGCCAGCTGCCCCTCGTTGACGAAGACCGCGACCTGGGACTCGCGCACGACCAGGCGCGCGCCCATCTTGATCTCGTTCTCGTAGCGGGGGAAACGCCAGACGATCGTGTCACGGCTGTCGTCGGTCCACTCAAGGATGTCGATGAACTCTCCGCGTATGCGGTCCATCAGACCCACAGCAGCACCACTCTCTCCTACCGACCCACCCGCCCCTACCCGGCGGCTCCGGGACGCGTTCGGGGCGGCCGGTCAGCATTATGACCTGCCGTGATACACCCTGCCGCATTACCGGCGAACCGTTGCGGACCCGGAACGCCGTCGAGTAGGACGGCACGCGTCGGCCGCCGGCCCCGCGAACCGGCGTCAGCCCGCGACCACCTCCAGGTGGTAGGTCGTGTCCACCCAGAAGTCGTCCGACGAAGCCTTGATCGACAGGACGTACTGGCCAGGGGAGAGGGGGTCCAGCGTGCACCAGATCCCCCACGCGATGCGCGGCCGTCGCATCGCCCAGAAGCGCTTGGAGGCGAACTCCTGCATCGGCAGAGGGTTGCCGTTCAGCACGGCCTCGGCGCTGGAGACGTCCAGACGCCACGGCCGCGAGGAGAAGCCCACAGCCGACCGCATGGTGTTGAGGACGGGAAAGAAGATCGGCCTCCCGGCGGGTATCTGACAGCGCCGCACCACCCGGCCACCGTAGGTACCGGCCAGGAACCAGACGTCCCACG
This genomic interval from Streptacidiphilus rugosus AM-16 contains the following:
- a CDS encoding SPFH domain-containing protein — encoded protein: MDRIRGEFIDILEWTDDSRDTIVWRFPRYENEIKMGARLVVRESQVAVFVNEGQLADVFSPGTYTLHTQNMPVLSTLKGWKYGFESPFKAEVYFVNTRQFTDFKWGTQNPIILRDPEFGMVRVRAFGAFAARVSDPAALLRELAGTDPQFRTEEVGEYLRQLVVSKLGSALGSANVPLLDLAARQEGIGQQLAGILTEDLASVGIAIPKFVIENISVPPEVEAAIDTRSRMGIAGNLDDYTRFQAANAIGTAAANPGGAGEGVGLGVGMALGQRIAQGLTPQSPAAPAAPSAPVPAQAPAAAVPPPLPTAVQWFVAVGGQQQGPYEANALAGLVGSGGLTRATLVWHNGMANWQPAEQVGELAPLFANVPPPLPPLPPQG